A genomic segment from Candidatus Atribacteria bacterium ADurb.Bin276 encodes:
- a CDS encoding hypothetical protein (Transcription termination/antitermination protein NusG), with translation MDKLWYVVHTLAGSEHKVKANLERRIASMGMQDQIFRVVVPMEETIEVKRGKKRFTKKKVFPGYVMVEMMMNDRSWYVVRNTPGVTGFVGSGLRPEPLSEGEVKVILRQTGVEKGKPRLDIEKGETVKVIAGPFLNYTGVVESVDHEKGKITVLLSIFGRETPVELEFSDIEKL, from the coding sequence ATGGATAAACTATGGTATGTTGTTCACACCTTAGCTGGCAGCGAGCACAAAGTTAAAGCGAATTTGGAAAGAAGAATTGCCTCTATGGGGATGCAAGATCAAATTTTTCGAGTGGTTGTTCCAATGGAGGAGACCATTGAGGTAAAGAGGGGGAAAAAGAGATTTACCAAGAAGAAAGTATTTCCCGGTTATGTAATGGTAGAAATGATGATGAATGACCGTTCTTGGTATGTAGTGCGAAATACACCTGGAGTAACGGGTTTTGTTGGTTCGGGGCTTCGACCGGAACCACTGAGCGAAGGAGAAGTCAAAGTCATTCTTCGACAAACCGGAGTTGAAAAAGGAAAGCCACGTCTTGATATCGAAAAAGGAGAGACGGTAAAAGTCATAGCCGGGCCTTTTTTAAATTATACCGGTGTGGTAGAAAGTGTTGATCATGAAAAGGGTAAGATAACCGTTCTCTTATCAATATTTGGTCGTGAGACTCCAGTAGAGCTTGAATTTTCCGATATTGAAAAATTGTAA